The Borrelia hispanica CRI genomic interval TTTTTTGCATTAAGTTTTTAGATTTAATATGAATTTTTTAATTAAAGCCCATTAATATTTTGTTTTATGCTATAATATTGGAAATATATATCTAAAGTTTGTTATTTGTTTTACTTTTTCTTGGATGGGAGATGTTGCAAGGAAATATTTATAGATATATTGAAAATTTAGTATAGATTTGTGATCCTTTATATCTTATGCAAGCTTATGCAAATTAGCCAGAGGAAATATTGTAAGTCTGGGTTATAATCTAGATATTATTGAATGGCAAATTTTTATTATGATGAGTAAATAAGTGGTTAGGATAAATTGTTAAGATTGAGGATTGAGTATGGGATGATGACTTGACAAGATTTGTATAATTATCAGTTTGTTTTGTTATAGTGAAATAATATCTTCTTATTTGTTAATGTGTTTGTATACTGTGGTTCGTAGTAAGAAGACAAGGTAATATTTATTGATAATATTTATTGATATGAGTTCTTCTGTCTAAAAAGTGTTTATTTGTATTTTACAGGTCTCAAATTTTTATTAGGTAATTGTAGTTTCAATTTATTAATTGTTTTTATGATTTTACTTATAGTTTATTTTGAGATAGATAAAGGTATTTTTTGATTTTTATTAAAAATTAAATTTATTGAGATTTCTTAAAATTAAAAAAGAAAGAGATCCAAATAGATCTAGATAGTAATTTCACCAATTTGTGAATTATATAGGGGGTTAAAATGAATACAGATAGTCATATAAAACCAAATTTTTTTGGGCTTGTTCCTTTTCTTGTTTTTATTGTTGTTTATGTAGGAACGGGAATAGTTTTAGAGATTCAAGGTGTAGAGATGGCTTTTTATCAAATGCCACCAATAATTGCTATGTTATTAGCTGTGGTCACGGCATTTCTTTTATTTAAAGGTTCATTTATAAATAAATTGAATGAATTTGTTGAAGGGTGTGCACAGAATGATATTATATTTATATCTTTTATCTTTATGATTTCAGGTGCTTTTTCTGCTGTTTGTAAAGAAATAGGTAGCGTTGAAACCGTAGCAAATATTGGTCTTAAATATATACCTGCCAATTTATTAGTAGCTGGAATATTTTTAATATGCCTTTTCCTCTCTACAGCAACTGGTAGTTTTCTTGGAACTGTTGTTGCTATTACCCCAATTGGGTTTGAGATAGCGGATAAGAGCGGCATTCCATTGCCAGTGGTTGCAGGAGCTGTTCTTGGAGGTGGTGCTTTTGGTGATAGTATGTCTTTAATATCAGATACAACTATTATTGCAAGTCGTACCCAGGGAGTTAAAATTATAGATGTTTTTAGAAATGGTGCTTTTTTTACATTTCCTGCATCTATTTTATCAACCGTAGCATTTGCTATTTTAGGTTCTTATATGGGTGGTATTGGGGCTGAAATTGAACTTGGTGATATAAATTATTTTAAAGTAATTCCTTATCTTTTTGTTATGATTTTTGCATTCTTAGGAGTAGATGTTTTTTTAGTTTTATTTTTTGGAATATTGATTGCTGGATTTATTGGTATTTTTAATGGTGATTTAACTTTGCTTTTAATGGCTCAAAAGATTAATGAGGGACTTTTGGACTTAAGTGAAATGCTTATTATTGTTATTTTTACAGGTGGAATTTCTTATATGACTATTAATCATGGAGGTTTTGAGTGGATTTTAACCAAACTAAAATATTTAGCTAAATGTAGGAGAAGTGCTGAATTTACAATTACTTTTTTAATAATTATGGTAACAGGGTTTTTATCAAATAGTGGTCTTGCAATTTTAGTTAATGGGAGTGTTACTAAGGGAATATCTGAGGCCAATTCTGTTTGTCCTAAACGTTGTGCAGCATTGCTTTCAATTTCTTCTTGTGCTTTAATTGGTGCGTTGCCATATGGAATGCATATGATAAGTGTGATGAATATTGCAAAGGGAGCCATATCTCCACTTGATATTATGCCATTTTTGTTTTATCAAGTGTTTTTAGGTGTTATTATTATTTTTTCTATAGCCTTTTTTAAATTGAAAAAAATCAGTTTTTAAATTTAATAGGCACTTTTTTAAAGTGCCTATGTTAAGATGATATTTCTATATATATTCTCATTTGTTCTTCTTTCACTTTTTTAGGTATTCTTTTAAATACTTCATGTTTTGAAAAATTTTTTGGAACAAATCTATCATCCAAATATAGCTTCATTTCAGGGTTATTTGTTGCTTCTGATTTTAATCGTGTAAGAACATTTTTGTTTGGAGAATTATATTTTGTTTCTTTAAAGTTAGCATAAGATGCTTCGTTTTCATAAAGAAAATTTATAAATTTATAAGCAAGCTCTTTATTGGGTGCGTCTGATGGGATTGCAAGGACATCAAACCATAGATTTGTACTATTAGGTATGTAAAAATCTAAATTTGGGTCTTTAAGCATAGCGTCTATGGCTTCTCCGCTCCATGTTAGTTGAATAGATGCTTCACCGTTTAGCATTAGTGATTTTGCAGCAATATCTGAGAAATAGCCTACTACTAAGGAGACTTGGTTTTTTAGTAGTTTTTCAGCTTCTTTTATGATAGGTATGTTGTGCTCATTTAATGAATAACCAAGCTTTTTAAGTGCAACCCCGATATTTTCTTTTGGAGAATCTAACATTGCAATTTCTTTTTTATATTTTTCATTAAATAATATATCAAATTCGTTCATGTCATTTATATCAATTTTGTTTTTATGATAAAGTATTCCTAGTACTCCCCAAAAAAGAGGTACAGAATAAAGGTTTCCAGGGTCATATTCTAGGTTTTTTAATTCATCCAATATATTTTTTGTTACATTTGGTAGTTTTGAATGATCTAAAAGTTCAATTTTGTTTTCATCTTTTAAATCGCCAATGAGATATTCTGATGGAACTATGATATCATAATAATTTTTTGTGCTATTAAATTTTGCCATCATTTCTTCTGTATTGTTGAAACAATCATAATTTATTTTTACATTATGTTCTTTTTCAAATTGAGCTAGTAAATTTTCATCAATATATTCTGCCCAGTTAAGGATATTCAGAACATTTTGTTTTTTTTGTGAAGAACAAGACACAATCATTAAAATTATTATAAGTATTAAAGTTTTTTTCAAAATTAAACTCCTTTTAATTAAATTTCTGTATCTACCGTTAATTTTTTAATTCCTACGCATTTGTTGATAATGAATAAAAGACTAAGTATTACGAAAAATAGTATTGAGGAAATGGCATTAATTATGGGTTTTATTCCTCTTTTAGTTAAAGAATTGATTAATATTGATAAATTATTAAATCCTTGCCCTGTTGTGAAAAATGATATTAAAAAATCATCAACCGATAACGTAAATGCAATAAG includes:
- a CDS encoding Na+/H+ antiporter NhaC family protein, encoding MNTDSHIKPNFFGLVPFLVFIVVYVGTGIVLEIQGVEMAFYQMPPIIAMLLAVVTAFLLFKGSFINKLNEFVEGCAQNDIIFISFIFMISGAFSAVCKEIGSVETVANIGLKYIPANLLVAGIFLICLFLSTATGSFLGTVVAITPIGFEIADKSGIPLPVVAGAVLGGGAFGDSMSLISDTTIIASRTQGVKIIDVFRNGAFFTFPASILSTVAFAILGSYMGGIGAEIELGDINYFKVIPYLFVMIFAFLGVDVFLVLFFGILIAGFIGIFNGDLTLLLMAQKINEGLLDLSEMLIIVIFTGGISYMTINHGGFEWILTKLKYLAKCRRSAEFTITFLIIMVTGFLSNSGLAILVNGSVTKGISEANSVCPKRCAALLSISSCALIGALPYGMHMISVMNIAKGAISPLDIMPFLFYQVFLGVIIIFSIAFFKLKKISF
- a CDS encoding ABC transporter substrate-binding protein, producing the protein MKKTLILIIILMIVSCSSQKKQNVLNILNWAEYIDENLLAQFEKEHNVKINYDCFNNTEEMMAKFNSTKNYYDIIVPSEYLIGDLKDENKIELLDHSKLPNVTKNILDELKNLEYDPGNLYSVPLFWGVLGILYHKNKIDINDMNEFDILFNEKYKKEIAMLDSPKENIGVALKKLGYSLNEHNIPIIKEAEKLLKNQVSLVVGYFSDIAAKSLMLNGEASIQLTWSGEAIDAMLKDPNLDFYIPNSTNLWFDVLAIPSDAPNKELAYKFINFLYENEASYANFKETKYNSPNKNVLTRLKSEATNNPEMKLYLDDRFVPKNFSKHEVFKRIPKKVKEEQMRIYIEISS